A window of Argopecten irradians isolate NY chromosome 1, Ai_NY, whole genome shotgun sequence contains these coding sequences:
- the LOC138318789 gene encoding speckle-type POZ protein-like, translating into MQGSISRPRPRCSLRPASPNMSTSVSTTTLNIGTRTQSHIPMKQVRAAKEQQDKENTIPFVHEDAFTDLVLIVEGKRLHTSTALLSMCSPVFARMLATSADGDQSSGGKDGNRRELQLQGKCYEYMHELLYVIHPAYQRKVSDELAFVVLPLAEEYQIWNLKQKCEETLLNTLNVDKAVREDVLLRCLNMADEFKLFALWTKCLQICSKSTLSLQALQRSQEYENLSKFLKSMLEAFKGSGSTSGSGVDNPPLVSPSLQKSSAAPVHQGYGNSRRDVTGSTTTLVDDRGKKPMTHIQTQTKY; encoded by the exons ATGCAGGGTTCTATTTCCCGTCCTCGACCTCGGTGTTCATTACGTCCAGCCTCCCCAAACATGTCCACAAGCGTAAGTACAACGACTTTGAACATCGGGACACGGACGCAATCTCACATCCCGATGAAGCAAGTTCGCGCTGCGAAGGAACAGCAGGATAAGGAGAATACCATTCCATTCGTACACGAAGATGCTTTTACAGACTTGGTTCTGATTGTGGAGGGCAAGCGGTTACACACATCTACTGCATTGCTGTCCATGTGTTCCCCAGTGTTCGCTCGGATGTTGGCCACTAGCGCTGACGGTGATCAGTCGAGTGGCGGGAAAGATGGTAACAGACGGGAACTCCAGTTGCAGGGCAAGTGTTATGAATATATGCACGAGCTACTCTACGTCATCCACCCAGCCTACCAGAGGAAAGTCTCGG ACGAATTGGCTTTTGTTGTGTTGCCCCTGGCTGAGGAATACCAGATCTGGAACTTGAAGCAGAAATGTGAGGAGACTTTATTGAATACGTTGAATGTGGACAAAGCTGTGCGAGAAGACGTTCTTCTTAGGTGTCTTAATATGGCGGACGAGTTTAAACTTTTCGCACTCTGGACGAAATGCTTACAGATATGTTCCAAATCAACGCTTTCTTTACAAGCCTTACAACGGAGCCAAGAATATGAAAATTTATCAAAGTTTTTAAAAAGTATGCTGGAGGCGTTTAAAGGCAGTGGAAGTACTAGTGGATCCGGAGTTGATAACCCTCCACTTGTGTCCCCTTCTCTTCAAAAATCTAGCGCTGCACCTGTTCACCAAGGTTACGGCAACTCTCGTCGTGACGTCACCGGAAGTACCACGACTTTAGTAGACGATCGAGGCAAAAAGCCTATGACGCACATTCAGACGCAAACGAAGTACTAA
- the LOC138318783 gene encoding allantoinase, mitochondrial-like, which yields MKPCQVKRKWKAVYIQIAMGNYCGYFLEGREKLTMASTKTAFRGSRVVLEGSVEKACIVVENGKIVEILTGDSVDDINIEDYCKVKRKWKAVYIQIAMGNYCGYFLEGREKLTMASTKTAFRGSRVVLEGSVEKACIVVENGKIVEILTGDSVDDINIEDYCKVIDAGDDVIMPGVVDSHVHVNEPGRTMWEGYWTATSAAAVGGTTTIVDMPLNCIPSTTSLSALETKLKYAQHKCFVDVGFWGGIVPNNQDELVPMLNAGVLGFKCFLIHSGVDDFPAVTRSDLEAAMEILKDTDAVVLFHAEMDCSCGSVSTGEPKAYKTFLESRPEIMEIEAIKLVCEMCLKYRVRCHIVHLSSASALPLIVEAKRMGAPLTVETCHHYLSLDAETIPEGATEFKCCPPIRSKTNQELLWEGLRQGEIDMVVSDHSPCTPDLKDKETGDFTTAWGGIASVQFGLSLFWTSCQRYGFSLNDVVRLLCSNTAQLAGLGDRKGAIKIGYDADFVIWDPYSSFQITEGMVRHKNKLTPYCGRKFQGVVKTTILGGTTIHENNVLVRIPVGNFLLRNGEV from the exons TAGAAGGACGTGAGAAGTTGACAATGGCTTCTACTAAGACGGCGTTCCGGGGCAGCAGAGTTGTATTAGAAGGATCAGTAGAAAAGGCTTGCATTGTAGTAGAAAATGGAAAGATAGTAGAGATTCTGACGGGCGATTCTGTCgatgatataaacattgaagaTTATTGCAAG GTGAAGAGAAAATGGAAAGCTGTGTACATACAGATTGCTATGGGAAACTATTGCGGATATTTCC TAGAAGGACGTGAGAAGTTGACAATGGCTTCTACTAAGACGGCGTTCCGGGGCAGCAGAGTTGTATTAGAAGGATCAGTAGAAAAGGCTTGCATTGTAGTAGAAAATGGAAAGATAGTAGAGATTCTGACGGGCGATTCTGTCgatgatataaacattgaagaTTATTGCAAG gtCATAGATGCTGGAGATGACGTCATAATGCCAGGTGTGGTGGACAGTCACGTGCACGTGAATGAGCCCGGCAGGACAATGTGGGAGGGGTACTGGACGGCCACTTCGGCGGCAGCAGTAGGCGGCACGACCACTATTGTCGATATGCCACT AAACTGCATACCATCTACGACAAGCCTGTCAGCACTTGAAACCAAATTGAAATATGCCCAGCATAAATGTTTCGTGGATGTCGGGTTCTGGGGTGGAATCGTACCAAATAATCAG GATGAACTCGTGCCTATGCTAAACGCCGGTGTCCTGGGGTTTAAATGTTTCCTAATCCACAGCGGGGTCGATGATTTTCCAGCCGTTACCCGGAGTGACCTTGAGGCTGCCATGGAAATCTTAAAGGATACCGATGCCGTTGTTCTG TTTCATGCAGAGATGGATTGTTCCTGTGGCTCAGTTTCCACAG GTGAACCAAAAGCATACAAGACATTCCTTGAATCCCGACCAGAAATCATGGAAATCGAAGCAATTAAATTGGTGTGCGAAATGTGTCTAAAATACAG GGTGCGGTGCCATATCGTCCACCTCTCTTCAGCCAGTGCTCTCCCCTTGATAGTGGAAGCAAAACGAATGGGTGCGCCTCTGACGGTGGAAACGTGCCATCACTACCTGTCCTTGGACGCTGAAACTATACCAGAGGGCGCAACTGAGTTCAAGTGCTGTCCGCCAATACGGTCAAAAACCAATCAG GAATTGCTGTGGGAGGGGCTCCGACAGGGAGAAATCGATATGGTGGTATCCGACCATTCACCGTGTACTCCAGACCTCAAGGACAAGGAGACCGGGGATTTCACTACAGCCTGGGGAGGAATAGCCTCCGTCCAATTCG gtTTGTCTCTATTTTGGACTTCCTGCCAACGGTATGGCTTTTCGCTGAACGATGTGGTCAGACTTCTCTGTAGCAACACTGCCCAGCTGGCTGGACTAGGTGACCGGAAGGGCGCCATTAAAATAGGATACGATGCAGACTTTGTGATATGGGATCCTTACTCGTCCTTTCAG ATCACCGAGGGCATGGTACGCCACAAGAATAAG CTAACGCCGTACTGCGGGAGGAAATTCCAGGGCGTTGTCAAGACAACAATTTTGGGTGGCACGACAATTCACGAAAACAACGTTCTTGTTAGGATCCCAGTGGGAAACTTCCTTCTGAGAAACGGAGaagtttaa